The genomic interval TGTTTACCTTTATAATGAATTTCATGCTCTAATTGATCACCATAGCTACGGGGTATGTAAGGCTAAACCTGACTGCAGCCGGTGCCGTATTAAAAATGTGGGAAAACATAGTTGCTTGTTTTATAAAGGTTTATCAAAATCCAACCGGGCCCCCTAAAAGACTGCTATCCCAATAATTGCAGTATTAAAAGCTAAACACTGTTTTTCATAATCCTCTTATAGCCCTCTATAATTTTGCTGGTTAAGGCCAAGAAATAGAAGGGTTAAACAACTATGCATCCCTGGCCTTCCTTAATGGCCATCATAGCGGATGTTGACAACCTGAAACAAATCAATGATGATTATGGCCATAGGACAAGTGATAGGGCAATAATAGCGGCATCTGTCCAGCATATATACCAGTATGAGAAAAATAAAAGTGGCCAAATAGCCGGCAAATTTGGTAGGGGTAGCTTGAAATATTTAAAAAATGAGTTTTAAGCTTTAACCAAATTAAAGGGATCACCTTATACAATGGCAATTAATAAAATTATGGCTGGCAGGATTTAGCCCTTCAATAAAATACTATTACCTCTTTTTATCTATATAATAAGTAATAAGGATATTGGCCCCAGCTTTAGCAAGATTATTTATAGGAACAAGTAATTTAGATGATTGGCAACAGGGAACAGAACCTGCTTAAAAATGCAGCTTATTTTTATGGCAAGCATGCCTGGAAGGCCCAGTTTATTTTATCCAGAGACAGGCTTTTAGTGAATAATATTAGTTATGATTATTGTTTTCAAAAATTAAGGGAAACCTATGGGGCCCAACCAGCAGATTTAAGCTTGGAGTTTTACCAGGCAGGAAAGTATTTTGCTGACAGCTGCCTGGTACTTATTCATGGTTATAACAGTAAAAATAAAAAAACCTACAGGCAGATGGCTCAGGGCTTTGCGGCCAGGGGGATAGACTGTCTTATATATGTACTTCCCTTGCATTTTGAACGAAAAGCAGC from Actinomycetota bacterium carries:
- a CDS encoding diguanylate cyclase, whose product is MAIIADVDNLKQINDDYGHRTSDRAIIAASVQHIYQYEKNKSGQIAGKFGRGSLKYLKNEF